In a single window of the Deltaproteobacteria bacterium genome:
- the fusA gene encoding elongation factor G codes for MAQKTKLSLTRNIGIVAHIDAGKTTVTERILYYTGKSYKMGEVHDGAAVMDWMPQEQERGITITSAVTTCDWGKHEIHIIDTPGHVDFTIEVERSLRVLDGAVVVFCAVGGVEPQSETVWHQADKYAVPKIAFINKMDRVGADFWGTIAMMKERFNSLPIAVQMPLGREERFGGVIDLIEQQLITWEDNTQGASYQAGDIPPEIDDALADKYLSGLDISAGEIKASLRQATLDLKVVPVLCGAALRNKGIQPILDGVVDYLPSPLDVPPIKGTNPVTRQEESRSSSDKEPLAALAFKIMQDEGRKLTYLRIYSGRVQSGADLYNATKGKKEKVARLLKMHANKRERIEQAGAGEIVAVVGLKETTTGDTICDEAHPILLEPIEFYEPVISQAIEAKTSADQEKLLPALAKLMEEDPTLKVKYNDETAQTVISGMGELHLDIIIDRLNREFNAHVNVGQPRVVYRETIQKPAEVENFFEKELGEKKHFGHVRIQIEPAPRGRGNEIIWKTDNGLPSLSEEYQAAIAEGIEEALQSGVLGGYPIVDIKIIIKGGSLREGESSPLAYKIAASTAIKDACLQASPVLLEPIMLVDIITPAEFMGEVIGDINARRGEIQAVSPRGAISEIKARVPLKAMFGYSTDLRSATQGRAIFSMLFSTYDHR; via the coding sequence ATGGCGCAAAAAACGAAACTCTCCCTTACCCGCAATATCGGTATTGTCGCGCATATTGACGCCGGCAAGACGACGGTGACGGAGAGGATCCTCTACTACACGGGGAAGTCCTACAAGATGGGAGAGGTCCATGACGGCGCCGCGGTGATGGACTGGATGCCCCAGGAACAGGAAAGGGGCATAACCATCACCTCGGCTGTGACCACTTGCGACTGGGGAAAGCACGAAATTCACATAATTGACACCCCGGGCCATGTGGATTTTACCATCGAGGTGGAGCGTAGCCTGCGTGTCCTGGATGGGGCAGTGGTCGTTTTCTGTGCCGTCGGCGGAGTGGAGCCGCAGTCCGAAACGGTCTGGCATCAGGCGGACAAGTACGCCGTGCCGAAGATCGCCTTCATCAACAAGATGGACCGGGTGGGGGCCGATTTCTGGGGAACCATCGCCATGATGAAAGAACGCTTCAACTCCCTCCCGATAGCTGTCCAGATGCCCCTGGGTCGGGAAGAGCGATTTGGCGGCGTCATTGATCTGATCGAGCAGCAACTGATTACCTGGGAAGATAACACCCAGGGGGCATCCTATCAGGCAGGTGATATCCCGCCGGAAATAGATGATGCACTGGCGGATAAATACTTAAGCGGCCTCGATATTTCTGCCGGTGAAATCAAGGCCTCGCTGCGTCAGGCCACTCTGGACTTGAAAGTAGTGCCCGTCTTATGCGGCGCCGCCCTGAGAAATAAAGGCATTCAGCCCATTCTGGACGGGGTCGTGGATTATCTGCCATCACCGCTGGATGTCCCGCCGATTAAGGGCACCAATCCCGTGACCAGGCAGGAAGAAAGCCGTTCCAGCAGCGATAAGGAGCCGTTGGCGGCCCTGGCCTTCAAGATCATGCAGGATGAAGGCCGCAAGTTAACCTACCTGAGGATCTATTCGGGGCGAGTGCAATCGGGCGCCGACCTTTATAATGCCACCAAAGGGAAGAAGGAGAAGGTGGCCCGTTTGCTCAAGATGCATGCCAACAAGCGGGAAAGAATCGAGCAGGCCGGGGCGGGGGAGATCGTAGCCGTCGTGGGCCTGAAAGAGACCACGACGGGAGACACCATCTGCGACGAGGCCCATCCGATCCTCCTGGAACCGATTGAATTTTACGAACCAGTCATCAGTCAGGCGATCGAGGCCAAAACCTCGGCCGATCAGGAGAAATTATTGCCCGCCCTGGCCAAGCTCATGGAAGAAGACCCGACCCTCAAGGTGAAATACAATGATGAAACGGCCCAGACGGTAATTTCCGGCATGGGAGAGCTCCACCTGGATATTATCATTGACCGCCTGAACAGGGAATTCAATGCCCATGTCAACGTAGGCCAACCGCGCGTCGTCTATCGTGAAACCATCCAGAAACCGGCGGAAGTGGAAAATTTCTTTGAAAAGGAGCTGGGGGAGAAGAAACACTTCGGTCATGTGCGCATTCAGATTGAACCGGCCCCCCGGGGTCGCGGCAACGAGATAATCTGGAAGACAGACAACGGACTGCCGTCCTTATCCGAGGAATATCAGGCAGCGATCGCCGAAGGCATCGAGGAAGCCCTGCAAAGCGGCGTTCTGGGCGGTTATCCCATCGTGGACATCAAGATAATCATCAAGGGCGGTTCTTTGCGGGAAGGTGAATCATCGCCGCTGGCCTACAAGATTGCCGCCTCCACGGCCATTAAAGACGCCTGTTTACAGGCCTCGCCGGTCCTTTTGGAACCGATCATGCTGGTGGATATCATTACCCCGGCCGAGTTTATGGGCGAGGTGATCGGCGACATCAACGCCCGCCGGGGCGAGATTCAGGCCGTTTCTCCGCGCGGGGCCATCAGTGAAATAAAGGCCAGGGTGCCTCTCAAGGCGATGTTTGGCTATTCCACCGACCTGCGCTCGGCCACGCAAGGCCGGGCCATCTTCAGCATGCTGTTTTCCACTTATGACCACCGGTGA
- a CDS encoding GerMN domain-containing protein, with the protein MATKKQKRTTDIKTKKQKKSTRLVILAAITLTVFGSLIFLFVTLFDSLYPPVTGKGGTAAKREKWLVTLYFSDANERFLAPEKRQILKEKDTAGQARELVKALLQGSKTQLVSTFPAHTDMQNVKIEAGGKIYVSFNKSFVKNHPKGSTSEMATIYSLTNTLTANLPDLKEVTLLVDGKELSSIGGHVDTRHPFTANKDLLAPQGQI; encoded by the coding sequence CACCCGGCTGGTGATCCTGGCCGCCATCACATTGACCGTGTTTGGATCGCTGATATTCTTGTTTGTCACTCTTTTCGACTCCCTCTATCCTCCCGTGACGGGCAAGGGAGGGACGGCAGCCAAGAGAGAAAAATGGTTAGTGACGCTCTATTTTTCCGATGCCAACGAACGTTTCCTGGCCCCGGAGAAGAGACAAATCCTGAAGGAAAAAGACACGGCCGGGCAGGCGCGGGAACTGGTAAAGGCCTTGCTGCAAGGTTCCAAGACCCAGCTCGTCAGTACCTTCCCGGCCCACACGGATATGCAGAACGTTAAAATCGAAGCCGGCGGGAAGATTTATGTCAGTTTCAACAAAAGCTTCGTCAAGAATCACCCGAAAGGCAGCACCAGTGAAATGGCCACCATCTATTCCCTGACCAATACCCTGACGGCCAACCTCCCCGACCTCAAGGAAGTAACGCTTTTGGTAGATGGCAAAGAACTATCCTCTATCGGGGGACACGTAGATACCCGGCATCCCTTTACAGCCAACAAGGACCTGCTGGCGCCTCAGGGGCAGATTTAA